ATGTCCGTGCCCGTGGCCGCCGCGGTCCGGGCGATCCCGGCCAGAGGGACCTGCAGGTTGCGTTCCACATCCACACCAAGCGCCTTCAGTGGTGAAATGTAGAGCACCCGGGTACCGGTGTTCCGGTCTTGCCGCTCCTTCATCAACCCTTCCGAACTGAGCCGCGACAAGGCCCAGAGGAACGCCGCCAACGTCTTACCCGACCCGGTGGGGGCGACGACGAGCGCGTTGTCGCCCCGGCTGATCGCATCCCACGCCCGGGACTGCACCACCGTCGGCTCGGTGAAGACCTCCCGGAACCAGGAGGCCACCGGCGTCGAGAAACGGTCAAGGGGATCGGTCATGCCCACCAGTCAACCACGCGTGCCGGACATGAAACTTCCGCACTATGTTGTACTGGACACGGACCTGCGTCCTATCTCCGACTACACTAGGGCGCCATGACGCGCTTCATCGACGACGAGACCCTTGCCGGTCGCCTTGCCCAGGGCACCGGAGAGATCCTCAAGGGGGTCCGCAACGTCGGGCTGCTCCGAGGCGGGGACCTGGGGGCGGCCGGTGACGCCATCGCCCAGGACTGGATCGCCCGGTCTCTGGCGCTGCACCGTCCCGAGGACGCCGTGCTTTCCGAGGAAGCGACCGACGACCTCACCAGGCTCGGCCAGGACCGTGTCTGGATCATCGACCCACTCGACGGAACCCGCGAATACGCCGGCGTCCGCCAAGACTGGGCGGTGCACATCGCCCTGGCCGTCCAAGGCCGCGTGACCGTCGCCGCCGTCGGGATGCCCGATCTGGGCCAGGTGTTCACCTCCGCAGAATCCCGCGCCGTCGCCGGGGCGCCGACGAACAGATTCGTGATCTCCAGGAACAGCACCCCGGAGGTGGCCCCCCATGTCGCGGAAGCTCTCGGCGCAGAGTTGACGACGATGGGCTCCTGCGGTGCTAAAGCCATCAGCGTGCTGCTGGGCGACAACGACGCCTACATCCACGCCGGCGGACAGTATGAATGGGACAACGCCGCCCCTGTAGGTGTGTGCCAGGCAGCGGGTCTGCACTGCAGCCGCCTCGACGGATCCCCCCTGATCTACAACAACGAGGACACTTACCTCCCGGATCTTCTGATCTGCCGCTCTGACATCGCGGACGATATCCTTGCCGCGGCCGCGGAGTTCTCCGCGCAGCACGGTTCATACACCACCGTGTAGCGCCTCCGTCATTAGAATCGGTGCGATGAACATCCTGCGCACCACCCGCGGTCACAAGGACCGGACGAACTCCCCCTCTCTGGCCGCATACGGTGGTCTCGCCGTCGCAGGCACCGCAGGTCTGGCAGCAGCGGCCGCGCTTCCTGCGCTCACCGCGGATCTCATCCAGCGCCGCGGACGCAGAGAACGTACCGCACCGCGTCCCGGCACGTTCTCGACCACCGTCGGCGACTCCGAGATGACGGTCTACACCGACGGTCGGACTCTCTACGACGACATGATCGAGGCGATCGACAACGCCCAAGAGATTATCCTCATGCAGAACTACCTGTGGAAGAACGACGAGGGTGGCCTGCGGTTCATCACAGCACTCAACGCCGCGGCTGACCGGGGCGTGAACGTGTACGTGATCTACGACGGATTCGGGAATCTGGTGGTTCCGCGATCGTTCTACCGGAACTTCTCCGACAAGGTGCATGTCGCCCGCCTACCTTTTGTCACCCGCAAACTGTGGACCGCGCCGGTACGCACCACCGGCGTCAACCACTCCAAGATCCTCGTGGTCGATGACGAGACCGGCTTCATCGGCGGCTACAACATCGGATCCCAGTTCGCCGGGCATTGGCGCGACACACACGTCCGGCAGGTCGGGCCGAAGACGTGGGGGCTCCGCAATGCGGTGACCCGGGTCTGGAACGAGAAGTGGCCGGAAGGTGGGGACATCCCCTGGACCGCTCCCGACAGCTGGGATTCCCGGATCCAGGTGGTGGCGAATCTACCGGTGCAGCTGGTCTACCCGCTGAGGAACATGTACCTCACCGCTATCGAACGCGCCCGGGACCATATCTGGATCACCACCCCCTACTTCATTCCGGACCAGCAGATTCTGCAGGCCCTGTACCGGGCTGCGGACCGGGGAGTGGATGTGCGTCTCATGGTGCCCAAGGAGTCCAACCACATGATCGCCGACTGGGTGAGCCGTGGGTTCTACGGCGAACTTCTGGAACACGGCATCACGCTGCACCTTTACGCCGCAACGATGATCCACGCGAAGACGGCCACCATCGACGGGGAGTGGTCCACCGTCGGTACCGCGAACATCGACCGTCTGTCGCTGTCCTTCAACTACGAGACGAATGTCGAGGTCACCGACAAGGATTTCGCAGCGACGATGGAGAAGATCTTCACCGCCGACATCGAACACTGCGAGACGGTGAACTCCACGTCCTGGCGCGATGAGCACCCGTTGGCACGTGTGGCGGAGATCGCCCTGATGCCACTCAGGAAAGTGTTGTGACCCAGGTGGTGGCGGGCGCCGCACGGACTCTATTCTGGAACCCATGAGTCCTACGTCCCCGGTCCCCACTCCTTATGAGGATCTCCTGGCCGAGATCCTCGCTGACGGCACGGCGAAGGGCGACCGTACCGGCACCGGCACCCGTAGCCTGTTCGGCCGTCAGATCCGCTACGACCTCTCCGCCGGCTTTCCCCTGATCACCACGAAGAAGGTCCACCTCAAGTCCGTTGTGGGTGAACTGCTGTGGTTCCTGCGTGGAGACTCGAACGTCGCATGGCTCCATGAGCACGGTGTGAGTATCTGGGACGAGTGGGCAGACGACAACGGCGATCTGGGGCCGATCTACGGCGTTCAGTGGCGCAGCTGGCCCACCCCGGACGGCCACCATGTCGACCAGATCGCTGCCGCTCTCGAGACCCTCACGTCGAACCCGGATTCCCGGCGCAATATCGTCTCCGCATGGAATGTCTCGGAGCTGGATAATATGGCGCTGCCGCCCTGCCACCTGCTGTTCCAGCTCTACGTCGCCGACGGAAAACTCTCATGCCAGCTCTACCAGCGCAGTGCTGACATGTTCCTCGGCGTGCCGTTCAACATCGCCAGCTACTCGATTCTCACCCACATGTTCGCCCAACAGGCGGGGCTGGAGGTCGGTGAGTTCATCTGGACCGGCGGCGACTGCCACATCTACGACAACCACGTCGATCAGGTACGCCGGCAGCTTGATCGGGAGGCTCGCCCCTACCCGACGCTGTCCCTGACGAAGGCTGCAGACATGTTCAGCTATACCTTCGACGACATTTCCGTGGACGGTTACGACCCGCACCCGGGTATCAAGGCACCCGTGGCGGTATGACCGAAAACACGGAGAACACGCAGAACACGGAGAGCGCAGAGAACACCATGAGTGACACTACGAGCACCGCCACGAGTGCCGCCCTGTCCCGCCGCGACTTGCACGACGCCGGGCTACCCGACGACATCGAGATCGCCATGATCTGGGCGCAGACCACCGACGGGGTCATCGGCGATGGATCCGACATGCCCTGGTACCTGCCCGAGGATCTCGAACACTTCAAGAACTCCACCGTGGGGGCCCCTGTGGTGATGGGCAGGATTTCCTGGGAGGCCCTGGACCCCCGGTACCGTCCCCTCCCCGGGCGCGACAATGTCGTAATCACCCGGAACTCCTCCTACGATGCCCCCGGCGGGACCGTGTGCGCCTCAATCCCGGAGGCCGTGGTCGCGGCACATCGGATTGCAGCGAAGCAGACCGATGGCACCGTGCCGACAGTATGGATCCTCGGCGGTGGTGAAATCTACCGGCAGTGCCTCCCCGTGGCGGACCGCGTGGTCGTCACCGAAATCGCCTGCGGCGCACCCGAACGGTTCAGCGTGATTGCGCCGGACATGCGTGCGACACTGCAGGACGGCTCCTTCACCGTCTCGGACGGCCCCTGGTTGGATTCTGAAAAAGGTACCGCACTGACCGGTGAAGACCCGCTGCGTTACCGTATCTGCGAATACACAGCCACAACATCCTAGGAGATTGCCTTGTCCGTCACTCTGTACACCACCACCTGGTGCCCTTTCTGCCAGCGCCTCACGGCCGACCTCGATGCCACGGAAACCCCGTACGAGCGCATCGACGTCGAGCAGAACCCTGAGGCCGGTGAGTGGGTGAAGTCCGTCAACGACGGCAACCGGGTTGTCCCGACCGTCAAGTACTCCGACGGCACGTACGCGACCAACCCGCCTGCCGACGACGTGCGGGCGAAGCTGGAGGAACTGGGATAGCCCCCTCCACAGATGCACATATTTTCGGAAGCAGTTGCGTAGGATCTGCTGCGCATCACTGTCGACACCGCTCCGCTTTCCACCCCCGTTAGGCTCCTGCTTAGTTGCATGTCAGGACGACCAGCGGGGGTGCATTGCGTTCAGCACCCAGCGTAGGCCACGTTTTGCCTTGAAATGGTTTCCCGGGGTTCTGTAACTTGACACCCATCCACAGCAATTCTGTGACCATTATCACTAACAAGAAAGGGAGCCGATGTCGACACCCGACCTGCGGCACACACCGTCCCCCGAGGAGTTCGTGGAGGCTCAGAAAAGCCCCGAATTCCAGGAACTCCGAAAGAAACAGCGGGGCTTCGCTTTTCCCGTGACGATCTGCGCCCTGATCTGGTTCGCGGTCTACGTCGTGCTCGCCATGTTCGCACCTGACCTGTTCTCCGGAAAAGTGCTCGGCAACATCAACGTCGGAGTCATCCTGGGCCTGCTCCAGTTCGTGACCACCTTCGCCATTACTTACGCCTACGTGAAGTTCGCTGACCGTGAGATCGAGCCGCGCACATCCGCGTTGCGTGACCGCCTCGAACGCACCGGTGACTTCGCCGAGACCGGCCCCGCCAGGGCATAAGCCCCGTCGACACAGAAGACTCTGAACTGAGAGAAGATATGCAGACACACCTCCTCGCCCAGTCTGACGCGGGCAACCCCATCCTCAATATCGCCATCTTCGTCGGCTTCATCGTGATCACGATGTACATCGTGACCCGTGCCAGCAAGTCCCAGCAGAAGGACTCTGCCAAGGACTTCTATACCGGTGGCGCCAGCTTCTCGGGAACCCAGAACGGCCTCGCGATTGCCGGTGACTACCTCTCGGCGGCGTCCTTCCTGGGCATCGTCGGTGCGATCGCGCTGAACGGTTATGACGGATTCCTCTACTCCATCGGCTTCTTTGTCGCCTGGGTCGTCGCCATGCTGCTCGTCGCCGAACCGCTGCGTAACACCGGCAAGTTCACCATGGCGGATGTACTGTCTTTCCGTCTGAAGCAGCGTCCGGTCCGACTTGCAGCCTCCTTCGCGACACTGTTCGTCTCGCTGTTCTACCTGATCGCCCAGATGGCCGGCGCCGGTTCTCTGGTGTCCGTGCTGCTCGACATCCACGAGAAGCCTGCACAGGCTGCTGTGGTGGCCGTGGTCGGCGTCGTGATGATCGCCTACGTCCTCATCGGCGGCATGAAGGGCACCACCTACGTCCAGATGATCAAGGCCGTGCTGCTGTGTGCCGGCGTGTTCATCATGGCGGTGATCATCCTGGTGATGGTCAAGGGGAACTTCTCCGAACTGCTGCAGATGGCAGTCGACAGCCATGCTGATGCGGGCACCGCGAACCCTGAAGCCATCCTGGAACCCGGCATGCAGTACGGCGGTTCTCTCATGGGCCAGCTGGACTTCATCTCCCTGGCCATGGCACTGTGCCTCGGTGTCGCCGGTCTGCCCCACGTCCTGATGCGTTTCTACACGGTGCCCACCGCCCGTGAGGCCCGCAAGTCCGTGACCTGGGCCATCGTGCTGATCGGCGGGTTCTACCTGCTGACCTTGATCCTGGGCTACGCCGCCGCCGCCTACGTCGGTGTCGACAACATCAGGAACGCACCGGGTGGCGCGAACGCCGCGGCACCGCTGCTGGCACTCGAACTCGGTGGGTCGATCTTCATGGCTCTGATCTCGGCGGTGGCGTTCGCTACCGTCCTCGCCGTAGTCGCCGGCCTGGCGATCACCGCCTCTGCCTCTGTCGCCCACGACTTCTACGATGCTGTGCTCCGCGGCGGAAAGTCCACCGAAGCCGAACAGGTCCGGGTCTCGAAGATCACCGTGGTCGTCATCGGCATCGCCTCGATCATCCTGGGCATTCTGGCCATGGACCAGAACGTGGCCTTCCTGGTCTCCCTGGCCTTCTGCATCGCCGCCTCCGCCAACCTGCCGACCATCCTGTACTCCCTGTACTGGAAGCGCTTCAACACCACCGGTGCTGTCTCTTCCATCTACGTGGGTCTGATCTCTTCGCTGGTCATCCTGTTCTTCTCCAACTCTGTTTCCGGCACCGAGACGGCAATGTTCAACACCTCCGACTGGTCGCTGCTTGACCTCACCAACCCGGCCATCATCTCCATCCCGCTCGGCTTCCTGGCCGGCATTGTCGGCACCTACCTTGGCAAGCCGGACAACAAGGACGCACTGCAGGCCGAGATGGAAGTCCGCTCCCTCACCGGCGTCGGTGTCGAGGCTCCGGTCGACCACTAGGCCGCCAGGCCTTCCAGCGACTCCACCCCTTTCCCACCACACCGCCACACCACACCCACTGCCCGCCCCCTTCCACCTCACCACGGTGGAAGGGGGCGGTGGCGTTCCTGCACACAAAAATCGACCGGTACTCTCAGCACCATGACTGACGCCCTCGTCTCTTTCGCGTGGATCGCCGCTGCCGGGCTCCTTGCTCCGGTCCTGGCTTTTCTCACCGGCAAGCGCGTCCCCGCCGTTGTCTTCCTACTCGTGCTCGGCCTGGTGATCGGGCCTTTCGGAGGTGAGCTCGCCAGCAACGGTGAGGCCGTCGACCTGATGCGCGAACTCGGTCTGGGCCTCCTGTTCCTTCTTGCCGGCATGGAGATCAACCCGTCCACGCTGAAGTCCCGGCAAGGCGGCCACGCCCTGTCCACGTGGGTTCTGTGCCTCGTCTTGAGCTTCGGCGGGGCCATGCTGCTGACCTCAGGGGATGCCGGGGTGTCCATCGTGCTGGGGATCGCGCTGACCTCCACTGCTCTGGGAACGCTGATGCCGATCCTCAAGCAGAACAGTCTGAGCAGCACCCCGATCGGTGACAGTGTGATGATCCACGGTGCCATCGGCGAACTCGCCCCGGTGATCGCCATGGCGGTACTGCTGTCCACCCGGACGACGTGGGCCAGCGCCGCCGTGCTCGCCGCATTCTTCGTCGTCGCTATCGTCGTGGCACTGGTCCCCCGGACCGTCCGGACACTGACGCCCTGGATCGGTTGGGCGATCCGGGACGGTGCCGGCTCAACCAACCAGACCGTGATCCGGTCAGTAGTCCTGATGCTCGCCGTCCTCATGGCCGTCGCCGCCGTCTTCGACCTCGATGTCGTGCTCGGCGCGTTCGCGACCGGCATCATCCTTCATCAGATCGTGCCGGATGCCTACCGCCCCGGGCTGGAGGAGCAGATGGAGACAATCGGCTACGGAGTCTTCATTCCGGTGTTCTTCGTGACATCCGGCATGGCAATCGACACCGGCGTGATCGCCGACCGCCCGTGGTTCGTGCTCGCCGTCGTTCCGATCATCTTCCTCACCCGTGGGATGCCGATTTTCCTACGCGAGTTGTGGACCGACACCGGCTCGGAGCTTGAAGGGTGGCGGGAGAAGCTCGAGATGTCGCTGTACTCGGCCACAGGCTTGCCCATCATCGTCGCCGTCACCGGTGTGGCTACCGCGTCGGGCATTATCGGGCAGGAGGAAGCATCCCTGCTGGTCGCTGGAGGAGCGCTGACCGTGCTGATCTTCCCCCTGATTGCACCCGCAGTCGGGACGCCCCGGCGGAAGGACACCACGTCAACTCCGGAACCTGCTTGACGGTAGCCGGCTCTGACAGTCGCCCGGCAGACACAGGCACCGCGTTCCCCGTCGAGTGCACCGACGCGCTACACTATTGCGGTGCGCCCCAGTAGCTCAGGGGATAGAGCACCGCTCTCCTAAAGCGGGTGTCGCAGGTTCGAATCCTGCCTGGGGCACAGATCCTCGAAACGACCGGTCATGGCATATCTGCGTGACCGGTCTTTCTCGTCCTGCCCGGCCACCAGATCCGGTCGCCAAGTATGTGGGTCAACGCCGGCACCAGGAATGACCGCACCAGGAAGGTGTCGATCAGCACTCCCAGCGAGATAATGACCGCAAGCTGCACCAGGAACTGGATAGGGATGACCAGCAGTGCCGCAAACGTAGCGGCCAGTACGATGCCTGCACTGGTGATCACGCCACCGGTACTGACCAAGCCTCGGCTGACGCCGGCGGTGGTCCCGTGCGCCATGGATTCCTCCCGTACGCGGGTCATCAGGAAGATGTTGTAGTCGATCGCCAACGCTACCAGGAACACGAAGGCGTACAACGGTACGGAAGGATCCGAACCGCTGAAGCCGATGAGCGCGAAGATCGCCGCGCCGACCCCCAGGGCCGTACCGAAACTGAGCACCGTGGTCGCCAGCAGCACGAGCGGTGCGACCACCGCCCGCAGCAGCAGCGCGAGCATGACGGTAATGACCAGCAGCACAATCGGAATGATCACGGTACGGTCGGCGACCGACGTCTCCTTGGTATCCAGTTCAGTGGCTGTCGTCCCACCGACCATCGCGCCGAGGTCTGCCACCTCGTCCCGCATGTCCTGGACCGTGTCCTCCGCCGCGTCCGAGTACGGGGAGTTCGTGAGGGTGACCTCCAACAGCACCCGGCCGTCGACCACCGACGGACCGTTCCCTGCGGCTTCTTCGACGGACTGCACTCCGCCCAGTGCCGCGACCGTTGTTGCGACAGCGTCGCCGTTCTCTGCAGGCGCGAGGACGTAGGTGGGGGCACCCGCTCCCGCCGGGAAGTGCCGGTCGAGGACGTCCTGCCCGTCCCGTGCATCGCTCTGCCCGATCACGTAGTCACTGGTGGGCACGCCGTCGGCGTCGAGAGTGAACAGTCCCGCACAGCCGACAAGGAGAAGAAGGCCTACGCCAACCGCAATGCGGCGGGGCGCACGCCCGACAAGATCGGCGACACGTGCCCAGATCCCGTCACGGGCTGGAAGCACATCATCCGGATCCGCCGTCGACGGACGGGGAACTCTGGGCCAGAAGACCCTTCTGCCCAGCAGTGCGAGGACAGCGGGCAGGAAGGTGAGGGAGGTGAAGAATGCTGCGGCAATTCCGACGGCCGCCACCGGCCCGAGCCCTGCATTCGATGCCAGGTCTGACAGCAGGAGACAGAGCAACCCGGCAATCACCGTGGCCGCCGAGGCCAACACAGGCTGCCAGGTGCCGCGGAGCGCCGCCGTGGTAGCGGACCAGGCGCTGTCATGTCGGCCGAGTTCTTCCCGGTAGCGCGCGGTGTAGAGCAGCCCGTAGTCCGTGGCCGCACCGATGACCAGAATG
The genomic region above belongs to Corynebacterium glyciniphilum AJ 3170 and contains:
- a CDS encoding 3'(2'),5'-bisphosphate nucleotidase CysQ; this translates as MTRFIDDETLAGRLAQGTGEILKGVRNVGLLRGGDLGAAGDAIAQDWIARSLALHRPEDAVLSEEATDDLTRLGQDRVWIIDPLDGTREYAGVRQDWAVHIALAVQGRVTVAAVGMPDLGQVFTSAESRAVAGAPTNRFVISRNSTPEVAPHVAEALGAELTTMGSCGAKAISVLLGDNDAYIHAGGQYEWDNAAPVGVCQAAGLHCSRLDGSPLIYNNEDTYLPDLLICRSDIADDILAAAAEFSAQHGSYTTV
- a CDS encoding phospholipase D-like domain-containing protein; translation: MNILRTTRGHKDRTNSPSLAAYGGLAVAGTAGLAAAAALPALTADLIQRRGRRERTAPRPGTFSTTVGDSEMTVYTDGRTLYDDMIEAIDNAQEIILMQNYLWKNDEGGLRFITALNAAADRGVNVYVIYDGFGNLVVPRSFYRNFSDKVHVARLPFVTRKLWTAPVRTTGVNHSKILVVDDETGFIGGYNIGSQFAGHWRDTHVRQVGPKTWGLRNAVTRVWNEKWPEGGDIPWTAPDSWDSRIQVVANLPVQLVYPLRNMYLTAIERARDHIWITTPYFIPDQQILQALYRAADRGVDVRLMVPKESNHMIADWVSRGFYGELLEHGITLHLYAATMIHAKTATIDGEWSTVGTANIDRLSLSFNYETNVEVTDKDFAATMEKIFTADIEHCETVNSTSWRDEHPLARVAEIALMPLRKVL
- a CDS encoding thymidylate synthase — its product is MSPTSPVPTPYEDLLAEILADGTAKGDRTGTGTRSLFGRQIRYDLSAGFPLITTKKVHLKSVVGELLWFLRGDSNVAWLHEHGVSIWDEWADDNGDLGPIYGVQWRSWPTPDGHHVDQIAAALETLTSNPDSRRNIVSAWNVSELDNMALPPCHLLFQLYVADGKLSCQLYQRSADMFLGVPFNIASYSILTHMFAQQAGLEVGEFIWTGGDCHIYDNHVDQVRRQLDREARPYPTLSLTKAADMFSYTFDDISVDGYDPHPGIKAPVAV
- a CDS encoding dihydrofolate reductase; the protein is MSDTTSTATSAALSRRDLHDAGLPDDIEIAMIWAQTTDGVIGDGSDMPWYLPEDLEHFKNSTVGAPVVMGRISWEALDPRYRPLPGRDNVVITRNSSYDAPGGTVCASIPEAVVAAHRIAAKQTDGTVPTVWILGGGEIYRQCLPVADRVVVTEIACGAPERFSVIAPDMRATLQDGSFTVSDGPWLDSEKGTALTGEDPLRYRICEYTATTS
- a CDS encoding mycoredoxin, whose product is MALSVTLYTTTWCPFCQRLTADLDATETPYERIDVEQNPEAGEWVKSVNDGNRVVPTVKYSDGTYATNPPADDVRAKLEELG
- a CDS encoding DUF485 domain-containing protein; this encodes MSTPDLRHTPSPEEFVEAQKSPEFQELRKKQRGFAFPVTICALIWFAVYVVLAMFAPDLFSGKVLGNINVGVILGLLQFVTTFAITYAYVKFADREIEPRTSALRDRLERTGDFAETGPARA
- a CDS encoding solute symporter family protein — encoded protein: MQTHLLAQSDAGNPILNIAIFVGFIVITMYIVTRASKSQQKDSAKDFYTGGASFSGTQNGLAIAGDYLSAASFLGIVGAIALNGYDGFLYSIGFFVAWVVAMLLVAEPLRNTGKFTMADVLSFRLKQRPVRLAASFATLFVSLFYLIAQMAGAGSLVSVLLDIHEKPAQAAVVAVVGVVMIAYVLIGGMKGTTYVQMIKAVLLCAGVFIMAVIILVMVKGNFSELLQMAVDSHADAGTANPEAILEPGMQYGGSLMGQLDFISLAMALCLGVAGLPHVLMRFYTVPTAREARKSVTWAIVLIGGFYLLTLILGYAAAAYVGVDNIRNAPGGANAAAPLLALELGGSIFMALISAVAFATVLAVVAGLAITASASVAHDFYDAVLRGGKSTEAEQVRVSKITVVVIGIASIILGILAMDQNVAFLVSLAFCIAASANLPTILYSLYWKRFNTTGAVSSIYVGLISSLVILFFSNSVSGTETAMFNTSDWSLLDLTNPAIISIPLGFLAGIVGTYLGKPDNKDALQAEMEVRSLTGVGVEAPVDH
- a CDS encoding cation:proton antiporter, coding for MTDALVSFAWIAAAGLLAPVLAFLTGKRVPAVVFLLVLGLVIGPFGGELASNGEAVDLMRELGLGLLFLLAGMEINPSTLKSRQGGHALSTWVLCLVLSFGGAMLLTSGDAGVSIVLGIALTSTALGTLMPILKQNSLSSTPIGDSVMIHGAIGELAPVIAMAVLLSTRTTWASAAVLAAFFVVAIVVALVPRTVRTLTPWIGWAIRDGAGSTNQTVIRSVVLMLAVLMAVAAVFDLDVVLGAFATGIILHQIVPDAYRPGLEEQMETIGYGVFIPVFFVTSGMAIDTGVIADRPWFVLAVVPIIFLTRGMPIFLRELWTDTGSELEGWREKLEMSLYSATGLPIIVAVTGVATASGIIGQEEASLLVAGGALTVLIFPLIAPAVGTPRRKDTTSTPEPA
- a CDS encoding MMPL family transporter, translated to MPDAPSPRSSSFWRRALPALLILLWLGVAAVGGPKFGEISEVATNDQSSFLPESAESTKVSARLEDFQDSGAAPAIVVITAEGDGQAVDPAGLGDLPDRLAAAVDSAAGAAGATGTEVSPPVPSEDGEAVQIIVLPPETAAPADAVDALRDTLASELPTDLQAQVTGPAGFSADLSEAFAGIDGLLLLVAVAAVLVILVLVYRSPFLPLIVLLSSMVALCAAVLVNVALARSGIVMINGQIQGILFILVIGAATDYGLLYTARYREELGRHDSAWSATTAALRGTWQPVLASAATVIAGLLCLLLSDLASNAGLGPVAAVGIAAAFFTSLTFLPAVLALLGRRVFWPRVPRPSTADPDDVLPARDGIWARVADLVGRAPRRIAVGVGLLLLVGCAGLFTLDADGVPTSDYVIGQSDARDGQDVLDRHFPAGAGAPTYVLAPAENGDAVATTVAALGGVQSVEEAAGNGPSVVDGRVLLEVTLTNSPYSDAAEDTVQDMRDEVADLGAMVGGTTATELDTKETSVADRTVIIPIVLLVITVMLALLLRAVVAPLVLLATTVLSFGTALGVGAAIFALIGFSGSDPSVPLYAFVFLVALAIDYNIFLMTRVREESMAHGTTAGVSRGLVSTGGVITSAGIVLAATFAALLVIPIQFLVQLAVIISLGVLIDTFLVRSFLVPALTHILGDRIWWPGRTRKTGHADMP